A genomic stretch from Flavobacterium humidisoli includes:
- a CDS encoding mannose-1-phosphate guanylyltransferase, producing MEVSVTHVILTGGVGSRLWPLSRKSQPKQYLEIFEGKSLFEMTVERNSHLADKVMVVGNVDNHHLSGKVMNKTKTSYLNIVEATPRNTAAAIAFAAFASNSEDILIVTPSDHIIDKMEGYNNAIQEAIAKAKEGFIVTFGIIPTKPETGYGYIESKGDKVLSFREKPNETTAKEFISRGNFLWNSGMFCFKAGVLLDELKQFQPDIYEKSKAVWEASKEGFLDLDLSMQIPSISIDYAVMERSKKIKVVPASFSWSDLGSFESVYEYLVSKGHPVDSNGNMVIGCDSHTTFLGLRNTIFVHTDTANLILQKENSQDVKDIYNELEKQNSNLLN from the coding sequence ATGGAGGTGTCTGTAACTCATGTTATTTTAACTGGCGGAGTAGGAAGCCGCTTATGGCCGCTTTCTCGTAAAAGCCAGCCAAAACAATATTTAGAAATATTTGAGGGTAAATCGTTGTTTGAGATGACTGTAGAGCGTAATAGTCATTTGGCCGATAAAGTAATGGTCGTAGGAAATGTAGATAACCATCATTTGAGCGGGAAGGTAATGAATAAAACCAAAACTTCGTACTTAAATATTGTAGAAGCAACCCCAAGAAATACAGCAGCTGCTATTGCTTTCGCTGCATTTGCTTCAAATTCAGAAGATATACTAATTGTTACTCCGTCAGATCATATAATTGATAAAATGGAAGGGTATAATAATGCAATTCAAGAAGCTATTGCTAAAGCCAAAGAAGGTTTTATAGTTACTTTTGGAATTATCCCAACTAAACCAGAAACAGGTTATGGTTATATTGAATCTAAAGGTGATAAAGTTTTATCATTTCGAGAAAAACCCAACGAAACTACTGCTAAAGAATTTATTTCAAGAGGAAATTTCCTATGGAATAGTGGTATGTTTTGTTTTAAGGCTGGGGTTTTACTTGATGAATTAAAGCAATTCCAGCCAGATATTTATGAAAAATCTAAAGCAGTTTGGGAAGCTTCGAAAGAAGGATTTTTAGATTTAGATTTATCAATGCAAATTCCATCAATAAGTATCGATTATGCTGTGATGGAAAGAAGTAAAAAAATTAAAGTAGTTCCTGCGTCTTTTTCTTGGTCTGATCTTGGTTCTTTTGAATCAGTATATGAGTATTTAGTTTCAAAGGGGCATCCTGTAGATTCTAATGGAAATATGGTAATAGGATGTGATAGTCATACAACTTTTTTAGGCTTAAGAAATACTATTTTTGTACACACTGACACTGCTAATTTGATTTTACAAAAAGAAAATTCGCAAGATGTAAAGGATATATATAACGAATTGGAAAAACAAAATTCAAATTTATTAAATTAA
- a CDS encoding UpxY family transcription antiterminator has product MNWYVVYTKPKWEKKVADKLNQLGIECYCPLITQVKQWSDRKKKIEVPLFNSYVFVQLADSERSSVFKVAGVVRYLFWLGKPAIVKDQEIETIKTSLKAPNISDVSVSSIQVGDKIKLESGAFSNQNAIVQEVSNNYYTLVLESLGCILKIKYK; this is encoded by the coding sequence ATGAATTGGTACGTAGTCTATACAAAGCCGAAATGGGAGAAAAAAGTAGCAGATAAACTCAATCAGTTGGGAATAGAGTGCTATTGTCCGCTGATTACTCAAGTTAAACAATGGTCTGATAGAAAGAAAAAGATTGAAGTGCCACTTTTTAATTCTTATGTTTTTGTCCAATTAGCGGATTCAGAACGAAGTTCTGTTTTTAAAGTAGCTGGAGTAGTTAGGTATTTGTTTTGGCTGGGAAAACCCGCAATTGTAAAAGATCAAGAAATTGAAACTATAAAAACAAGTTTAAAAGCTCCAAATATAAGTGATGTTTCAGTTTCCAGTATTCAAGTAGGCGATAAAATTAAATTAGAATCAGGAGCATTCAGTAATCAGAATGCAATTGTGCAGGAAGTGTCGAATAATTATTACACTCTGGTTTTAGAAAGCCTAGGATGTATTTTGAAAATAAAATATAAATAA
- a CDS encoding adenylyltransferase/cytidyltransferase family protein, with amino-acid sequence MKVGITFSAFDLLHAGHIKMLEEAKRQCDYLIVGLQTDPTLDRPEKNSPSQTVVERYIQLKGCKFVDEIVPYATEQDLEDILRSFTIDVRIIGDEYREKNFTGRDYCEQKGITLYFNVRDHRFSSSNLRKEVAEKQLKKI; translated from the coding sequence ATGAAAGTAGGAATAACCTTTAGTGCCTTTGACTTATTGCATGCGGGTCATATTAAAATGTTAGAGGAAGCTAAAAGGCAATGTGATTATTTAATAGTAGGTTTACAAACAGATCCAACACTTGATCGTCCAGAGAAAAATAGTCCTTCACAGACTGTTGTCGAGCGATATATACAGCTAAAAGGCTGTAAATTTGTAGATGAAATTGTTCCCTATGCAACAGAGCAAGATTTAGAAGATATTTTACGCTCCTTTACAATAGATGTAAGAATTATTGGTGATGAATATCGAGAGAAAAACTTTACGGGTCGTGATTACTGTGAGCAAAAAGGAATAACATTATATTTTAATGTTAGAGATCATCGATTCTCAAGTAGTAACTTAAGAAAAGAAGTTGCTGAAAAACAATTAAAGAAGATATAG
- a CDS encoding UDP-glucose 6-dehydrogenase — protein sequence MKITKICCIGAGYVGGPTMAVIAQNCPHIQVTVVDLNEQRIADWNDPNPENIPIYEPGLSEIVAEARGRNLFFSTNVDKAIDDAQMIFISVNTPTKTYGKGKGMAADLKYIELCARQIARVAKQNKIVVEKSTLPVRTAEAIKSILDNTGNGVQFQILSNPEFLAEGTAVADLLNPDRILIGGDTTLDGEEAINSLVDVYSNWVSKDRILTTNVWSSELSKLTANAFLAQRISSINAMSELCEKTGADINEVARAIGMDSRIGPKFLKASVGFGGSCFQKDILNLVYIAKSYGLNEVADYWEQVIIMNDHQKRRFSNKIVQTLYNTVADKKITFLGWAFKKDTNDTRESAAIYVADDLINEQAKISVFDPKVSKNKMLSDLDYLETRSREENVKSLNVFENAYEACKDAHAIAILTEWDEFTTYDWQKIYDSMHKPAFVFDGRNILNAKQLESIGFVYKGIGS from the coding sequence ATGAAAATTACAAAAATTTGCTGCATTGGTGCAGGATATGTTGGAGGGCCAACAATGGCAGTAATTGCTCAAAATTGCCCCCATATTCAGGTTACGGTTGTTGATTTAAATGAACAAAGAATAGCAGATTGGAATGATCCGAATCCTGAAAATATTCCAATATATGAACCTGGACTTTCTGAAATTGTAGCAGAAGCAAGGGGCAGAAATTTGTTTTTTTCTACAAATGTGGATAAAGCAATAGATGATGCTCAAATGATATTTATTTCTGTAAATACACCAACCAAGACTTACGGAAAAGGAAAAGGAATGGCAGCAGATTTGAAATATATCGAGTTATGCGCCAGACAAATTGCAAGGGTAGCAAAACAAAATAAAATTGTAGTTGAGAAATCAACTTTGCCAGTTAGAACGGCTGAAGCAATTAAAAGCATATTAGATAATACTGGAAATGGCGTTCAGTTTCAAATTTTATCTAATCCAGAATTTTTAGCAGAAGGTACTGCGGTTGCAGATTTATTAAATCCTGACCGAATTTTGATTGGTGGCGATACAACTTTAGATGGAGAAGAGGCTATAAATTCATTGGTTGACGTTTATTCAAATTGGGTAAGTAAAGATCGTATTTTGACAACGAATGTTTGGTCATCAGAATTATCTAAACTTACAGCAAATGCCTTTTTAGCGCAACGTATTTCTTCAATTAATGCAATGTCAGAGTTATGCGAAAAAACAGGTGCAGATATAAATGAGGTTGCCAGAGCAATTGGTATGGATAGCAGAATTGGCCCTAAATTCTTAAAAGCTTCTGTAGGGTTTGGTGGTTCTTGTTTTCAAAAAGACATTCTGAATTTGGTTTATATCGCAAAGTCATACGGCTTGAATGAAGTTGCAGATTATTGGGAACAGGTTATCATCATGAATGATCATCAAAAAAGAAGATTTTCTAATAAAATTGTTCAGACATTATATAATACTGTAGCCGATAAAAAAATTACTTTTTTAGGCTGGGCATTCAAAAAAGATACAAACGATACAAGAGAATCGGCGGCGATTTATGTCGCGGATGATTTAATAAACGAACAGGCAAAAATCTCTGTTTTTGATCCCAAAGTTTCTAAAAATAAAATGTTAAGTGATCTGGATTATTTAGAAACCAGAAGCAGAGAAGAAAATGTAAAGTCTTTAAATGTATTTGAGAATGCTTATGAAGCATGCAAAGATGCACATGCAATTGCAATCCTAACCGAATGGGATGAGTTTACAACTTACGATTGGCAAAAAATTTACGATTCAATGCATAAACCTGCTTTTGTTTTTGATGGAAGAAATATTTTGAATGCGAAACAATTAGAGTCTATTGGGTTTGTTTACAAAGGCATAGGTTCTTAA
- a CDS encoding nucleotide sugar dehydrogenase gives MELEKNVKIAVIGLGYVGLPLARLFATKYAVVGFDINESRVNSLKSGTDTTFEVEDNVLQKVLVEKPNEKGLYCTTSVDDIVNCNYYIVTVPTPVDKNNRPDLTPLYKSSESVGKVLKRGDIVIYESTVYPGVTEEQCVPVLERFSGLKFNEDFFAGYSPERINPGDKEHTVEKILKVTSGSTPEIGLKVDALYKSVIKAGTHLAPTIKVAEAAKVIENSQRDINIAFVNELAKIFNLMNIDTQEVLEAAATKWNFLPFKPGLVGGHCIGVDPYYLAQRAQEFGYHPEIILAGRRLNDSMGEYLASQIVKLMIKKGISVNGAELLMLGITFKENCPDVRNTKIVDVVKALKEYGILVTIFDPLANARDVIKEYNLITLNSIPNNKFDAIVLGVSHAEFLELDFAKLQKTNSLLYDVKGVLGNIADNRL, from the coding sequence ATGGAATTAGAAAAAAATGTAAAAATTGCGGTTATTGGGCTAGGTTATGTAGGCCTTCCTTTAGCTCGATTATTTGCAACCAAATATGCAGTTGTTGGCTTTGATATAAATGAATCAAGAGTTAATTCTTTAAAATCGGGAACAGATACAACATTTGAAGTTGAAGATAATGTCCTGCAAAAAGTTTTAGTTGAAAAACCTAATGAAAAAGGATTGTATTGTACAACTTCAGTCGATGATATTGTAAATTGTAATTATTATATTGTTACAGTTCCCACACCTGTAGATAAAAACAATAGACCGGATTTGACTCCTCTGTATAAATCAAGTGAGTCCGTTGGTAAAGTTTTAAAAAGAGGAGACATTGTTATCTATGAGTCAACGGTATATCCAGGAGTTACAGAAGAACAGTGTGTTCCTGTTTTAGAACGATTTTCCGGCTTAAAATTCAATGAAGATTTTTTTGCAGGATACTCGCCAGAAAGAATCAATCCAGGAGACAAAGAGCATACAGTTGAAAAAATACTTAAAGTAACCTCAGGTTCAACTCCAGAAATTGGATTGAAAGTAGATGCTTTGTACAAGTCTGTCATTAAAGCAGGAACACATTTAGCACCAACAATAAAAGTGGCAGAAGCTGCAAAAGTGATTGAGAACTCTCAGCGAGACATTAATATTGCCTTTGTAAACGAATTAGCTAAAATATTCAACTTAATGAATATTGATACGCAAGAAGTTTTAGAAGCGGCGGCAACAAAATGGAATTTCTTGCCATTTAAGCCAGGTTTGGTTGGTGGGCATTGTATTGGTGTTGATCCTTACTATTTAGCACAAAGAGCACAGGAATTTGGATACCATCCTGAAATAATTTTAGCAGGAAGACGTTTGAATGACAGTATGGGCGAATATTTAGCTTCGCAGATAGTAAAGTTAATGATAAAAAAAGGTATCTCTGTGAACGGTGCAGAATTATTAATGCTTGGAATCACTTTCAAAGAGAATTGTCCTGACGTTAGAAACACAAAAATTGTAGATGTTGTAAAGGCATTAAAAGAATATGGAATTTTAGTAACCATATTTGATCCCCTTGCAAATGCACGTGATGTAATAAAAGAATATAATTTAATAACATTAAACTCTATTCCAAATAATAAATTTGATGCCATAGTCCTAGGAGTTTCGCATGCCGAATTTTTAGAATTAGATTTTGCTAAGTTGCAAAAAACAAATAGTTTATTATATGATGTGAAAGGAGTTCTAGGTAATATAGCCGATAATAGGCTCTAA